One genomic window of Candidatus Oleimmundimicrobium sp. includes the following:
- the gatC gene encoding Asp-tRNA(Asn)/Glu-tRNA(Gln) amidotransferase subunit GatC, which yields MAINKKEVEHVALLARLSLSENEKEKFVKQLGQILGHAGKISKLDTREIKPTFHALPVKNVFREDKEKPSLTQAEALSNAPVKEDGMIKIPKIV from the coding sequence GTGGCAATTAACAAAAAGGAAGTTGAACATGTGGCTTTGCTTGCGAGACTCTCTTTATCCGAGAATGAAAAAGAGAAGTTTGTTAAGCAGTTGGGCCAAATATTGGGACATGCCGGAAAGATATCTAAACTTGATACCAGAGAAATTAAGCCGACTTTTCATGCCCTTCCGGTAAAAAATGTTTTTAGAGAGGACAAAGAAAAACCATCTCTCACTCAAGCAGAAGCTTTATCCAATGCTCCGGTAAAAGAAGATGGAATGATAAAAATACCGAAGATTGTTTAG